A genome region from Anolis carolinensis isolate JA03-04 chromosome 6, rAnoCar3.1.pri, whole genome shotgun sequence includes the following:
- the rpl13a gene encoding large ribosomal subunit protein uL13: MTEPKVLVIDGRGHLLGRLAAIVAKQVLLGRKVVVVRCEGINISGNFYRNKLKYLAFLRKRMNTNPSRGPYHFRAPSRIFWRTVRGMLPHKTKRGQAALERLKVFDGIPPPYDKRKRMVVPAALKVVRLKPTRKFAYLGRLAHEVGWKYQAITATLEEKRKQKSKLHYAKKKQLMKLRKQAEKNVEPKIAKYTDILKQYGILV; encoded by the exons ATGACGGAGCCGAAG gTATTGGTGATTGATGGTCGTGGCCACTTGCTTGGTCGCTTGGCGGCCATTGTGGCTAAACAAGTCCTATTAG GGCGCAAGGTTGTGGTTGTTCGTTGTGAAGGTATTAACATATCTGGCAACTTTTACCGCAACAAAT TGAAATACCTTGCTTTTCTGCGCAAGCGTATGAACACCAATCCCTCCCGTGGCCCTTACCACTTCCGTGCCCCCAGCCGAATCTTCTGGAGAACAGTGCGAG GAATGCTCCCACACAAGACCAAACGTGGTCAGGCTGCCTTAGAGAGGCTGAAGGTTTTTGATGGCATCCCCCCTCCTTATGACAAG CGCAAGAGGATGGTGGTTCCAGCCGCTCTAAAAGTGGTCCGCCTCAAGCCCACACGCAAG TTTGCTTATTTGGGTCGCCTTGCCCATGAAGTTGGGTGGAAGTACCAGGCCATCACAGCCACCCTGGAGGAGAAGCGCAAACAGAAGTCCAAGCTCCATTATGCAAAGAAGAAGCAACTGATG AAACTCCGGAAACAGGCAGAGAAAAATGTGGAGCCCAAAATTGCAAAATACACAGACATTCTGAAGCAGTATGGCATCTTGGTTTAA